A genome region from Maylandia zebra isolate NMK-2024a linkage group LG6, Mzebra_GT3a, whole genome shotgun sequence includes the following:
- the dand5 gene encoding DAN domain family member 5 yields the protein MALLIAFIFLSSWTAAALTLPYSSYVKGSRVDFESSGSGPEEPVRGIVKVVQLDHHTLTQSGFFRRGLTPRRAPSHSTRLPFPSFLSRGRPGQAVGNKAPVNPLHNLRPKNPTELELKKKQGLQMWQKVIDKGGKMSLPVNLKDMKQTCTAVPFTQHVTADGCETVTVHNKLCFGQCSSLFVPSEGEFEGLSPETGAFHRRAPCSRCAPSKAQTVTVPLRCGADVREKRVMVVEECKCETGREEKSAMAAGSRHV from the exons ATGGCTCTCCTCATCGCCTTTATCTTTTTGTCAAGTTGGACAGCGGCGGCTCTTACACTTCCTTACAGCTCGTATGTGAAAGGATCCAGGGTTGATTTTGAGTCATCTGGCAGCGGACCAGAGGAACCTGTCCGGGGGATTGTCAAGGTTGTGCAGCTGGACCATCATACCCTGACCCAGTCTGGATTCTTCAGAAGAGGACTGACCCCCAGAAGAGCCCCTTCCCACAGTACCAGACTGCCCTTCCCTTCCTTCTTGTCTCGCGGTCGTCCAGGTCAGGCTGTGGGCAACAAGGCTCCTGTAAATCCACTACACAACCTGCGCCCTAAAAACCCCACTGAGTTAGAGCTAAAGAAGAAGCAGGGCCTGCAAATGTGGCAGAAAGTCATAGATAAAGGCGGCAAGATGTCTTTGCCAGTGAACCTGAAGGACATGAAGCAGACATGCACTGCAGTACCTTTCACTCAG CATGTGACAGCAGATGGATGCGAAACAGTGACAGTACACAACAAGCTGTGTTTCGGCCAATGCAGCTCCCTCTTTGTCCCGTCTGAAGGAGAGTTTGAAGGACTGAGTCCTGAGACAGGAGCCTTCCACCGGCGGGCCCCCTGCTCCCGCTGTGCACCATCAAAAGCTCAGACTGTTACTGTGCCTCTGCGCTGTGGAGCCGACGTCCGGGAGAAGCGAGTGATGGTGGTGGAAGAGTGCAAGTGTGAGACAGGCCGTGAAGAAAAGAGCGCCATGGCTGCAGGTTCCAGGCACGTGTAA